From one Marinobacter sp. LV10MA510-1 genomic stretch:
- a CDS encoding SPFH domain-containing protein, whose protein sequence is MEEFLTPGLVISLIVVAIGVFIITKGLVIVRQSEVMVIERLGSFNRILESGVNIIIPFIERPRAITMIRYVRTGQDYQTVISDEARIDRRETVMDFPGQPVVTTDNVTVSINGALYYQIIDPRRAVYEVANMSQAVEVLAKTTLRSVVGKMELDKLFESRAEVNNAIQAEMEEPASKWGVKLTRVEVQDISMPEEVEEAMRLQMAAERKRRATVTEAEGEKTAAIAKAQGQREAAILNAQGDKESAILRAQGEQESIRLVLSAIGDSEDNKQTVIGYLLGQSYIKVLPNMAKDGERVFVPYESSALLGSMGMFRDLAGSPEDAVRSTLKKDGLRAGMLGSSGQS, encoded by the coding sequence ATGGAAGAGTTTCTAACCCCCGGGCTGGTCATCAGCCTGATTGTTGTCGCCATTGGCGTTTTTATCATCACCAAAGGCCTGGTGATTGTGCGCCAGTCTGAAGTGATGGTTATTGAGCGTTTGGGCTCTTTTAACCGGATTTTGGAAAGCGGCGTGAACATTATCATTCCGTTCATCGAACGGCCGCGCGCCATCACCATGATCCGCTATGTGCGCACGGGCCAAGATTACCAAACCGTGATAAGTGATGAAGCACGCATCGACCGGCGCGAAACCGTGATGGATTTTCCTGGCCAGCCGGTCGTCACCACTGACAACGTAACCGTGTCGATCAACGGTGCGCTGTATTACCAGATTATTGACCCGCGCCGCGCGGTGTATGAAGTCGCCAATATGAGCCAAGCGGTGGAAGTGTTGGCCAAAACCACCCTGCGTTCTGTGGTAGGCAAAATGGAGCTGGATAAGCTGTTTGAATCACGCGCCGAAGTCAACAACGCCATTCAGGCGGAAATGGAGGAGCCTGCGTCCAAATGGGGGGTAAAACTGACTCGGGTAGAAGTGCAGGACATCAGCATGCCCGAAGAAGTTGAAGAGGCCATGCGCCTGCAAATGGCCGCCGAGCGTAAACGCCGGGCCACCGTGACCGAAGCCGAGGGCGAAAAAACCGCTGCCATCGCCAAGGCCCAAGGCCAGCGCGAAGCGGCCATCCTGAACGCCCAAGGCGACAAAGAATCCGCTATTCTGCGGGCCCAGGGCGAACAGGAGTCCATTCGCTTGGTGCTGAGCGCCATCGGCGACAGCGAAGACAACAAGCAAACCGTTATCGGCTATTTGCTGGGGCAAAGCTACATCAAGGTGTTGCCCAATATGGCCAAAGACGGCGAGCGAGTATTCGTACCTTACGAATCGTCTGCGCTGCTGGGCTCTATGGGCATGTTCCGCGACCTGGCGGGCAGCCCGGAAGATGCAGTGCGCAGTACCCTGAAAAAAGATGGCCTACGCGCTGGAATGCTGGGATCTTCCGGCCAGTCCTGA
- the yfbR gene encoding 5'-deoxynucleotidase: MSHFFAYISRLRWIKRWGLMRNAIDENVATHSWEVATLAHALALIRNEKFGGSVNADRIAAAALYHDATEVITGDLPTPVKYHSKVMREAFGDIEHKAEAELLALLPPQLQKAFAPYVQESALGKEEKAIIKAADRLSAWLKCRAEVATGNREFEPAAAQIHRRLTEEILPEVAYFLEVFAPSYDQPLDNLLG; encoded by the coding sequence GTGAGCCACTTTTTTGCCTATATTTCCCGCCTGCGCTGGATAAAGCGTTGGGGTTTGATGCGTAACGCCATTGATGAAAACGTTGCTACCCATTCCTGGGAGGTGGCGACTTTGGCCCACGCCCTGGCGCTGATCCGTAATGAGAAGTTTGGCGGTTCGGTGAACGCCGACCGGATTGCGGCGGCGGCGCTTTATCACGACGCTACCGAGGTGATTACCGGTGATTTGCCCACACCGGTAAAATACCACTCGAAGGTGATGCGCGAAGCGTTTGGAGACATTGAACATAAAGCCGAGGCCGAACTGTTGGCGTTATTACCGCCACAGTTGCAAAAAGCGTTTGCGCCCTACGTACAGGAATCTGCTTTGGGAAAGGAAGAGAAGGCAATCATTAAAGCCGCAGACCGATTATCGGCGTGGCTGAAATGCCGTGCTGAAGTGGCGACAGGAAATCGCGAGTTTGAGCCAGCCGCGGCGCAGATACACCGGCGGCTGACGGAAGAAATCTTGCCCGAAGTGGCGTATTTTCTGGAGGTTTTCGCCCCTAGCTACGACCAGCCTTTAGACAACCTGCTGGGCTAA